Proteins from a genomic interval of Streptomyces sp. NBC_01445:
- a CDS encoding IS5 family transposase (programmed frameshift) gives MAEVTNRPGIEGPRLHRGTWSWIVPDGLWEIAEPLIPPSRVRPQGGGTQDTPDETLFAAIIYVLVSGCAWRALPPCFGISKSTAHRRFLIWSRAGVWGRLHEEILHRLDDAGLLDLSRAVLDSAHVRAKKGGELTGPSPVDRGKPGSKMHVLSDANGLPLVVAVSAANTHDSLALKSIVAGHQTRHDPYRGRHFKPQRLHADKAYDVPHLRKWLWGKHIGVRIARKGIESSERLGRRRWVIERTMSWLTGYRRLNHRYERHPRNYLAFLGLAAAICCYKRYVRLTT, from the exons ATGGCCGAGGTCACGAACCGGCCAGGCATAGAAGGCCCACGACTACATCGGGGTACGTGGAGTTGGATTGTTCCGGACGGACTGTGGGAGATTGCGGAGCCGCTGATCCCGCCGTCGAGAGTGAGGCCGCAGGGCGGCGGTACACAGGACACGCCTGATGAGACGCTGTTCGCGGCGATCATCTACGTCCTGGTCAGCGGCTGCGCCTGGCGGGCTCTGCCGCCGTGCTTCGGCATATCGAAGTCGACCGCCCACCGCCGGTTCCTGATCTGGTCCCGGGCAGGTGTGTGGGGCCGGCTGCACGAGGAGATCCTGCACCGCCTCGACGACGCCGGCCTGCTCGACCTCTCCCGAGCGGTCCTCGATTCCGCCCATGTGAGGGCGAAAAAAG GGGGCGAACTCACAGGTCCGAGTCCCGTGGACCGGGGCAAGCCGGGTTCCAAGATGCACGTCTTGTCGGACGCGAACGGACTGCCCCTCGTCGTCGCCGTCTCCGCGGCAAACACCCACGACAGCCTCGCGCTGAAGTCCATTGTCGCAGGTCACCAAACGAGACACGACCCCTATCGCGGCCGCCACTTCAAGCCCCAGCGTCTGCACGCAGACAAGGCCTACGACGTCCCTCACCTGCGAAAGTGGTTATGGGGCAAGCACATTGGAGTCCGTATCGCGCGGAAGGGAATCGAGTCCAGCGAACGACTCGGCCGCCGCCGATGGGTCATCGAACGCACCATGTCCTGGTTGACCGGCTACCGTCGCCTCAACCACCGCTACGAACGCCACCCCCGCAACTACCTGGCCTTCCTCGGCCTCGCCGCAGCCATCTGCTGCTACAAGCGGTACGTCCGCCTCACCACATAG
- a CDS encoding dihydrolipoyl dehydrogenase family protein gives MAASVDPDRSEWDVIVLGGAAAGENAAQYATQFSGLDAVLVEAELLGGECSYWACMPSKVLLRPADVLGNAQHVPGVASLLTDHVLDVPATLARRDTVVNGLDDSSQIGWALGAGIDVVRGYGRLDGERSVAVEMAAGGTRVLTARHAVVIDTGSCTTVPPIEGMAQVRPWTSRDVTNLHEVPRRVVVLGGGVVACEAATWLRALGVAELSVVYRRTELLPREESFAGRMVGDRLRDAGVRLLPGRSITKVGRDDSRDTGVGLPHGGEVTVWLDDGSTLVGDELVLATGRTPNTQDIGLESVGYPDGGFLEVDDEQAVRAVSGHWLYAVGDVCGRALLTHMGKYQARVAGEVIAARATGHSVAGAQSGARGAADGHRGNPQVTFTDPEVGSAGMTERQAREAGIDVATVEYDMAALAGTYVMRDDYLGRAKLVIDRMSDTVVGATFVGSGVADLVHSATTAIVARIPLSVLWHVVPSYPTASEVWLRLLETYRAQSYA, from the coding sequence ATGGCAGCAAGTGTGGATCCGGATCGCTCCGAGTGGGATGTCATCGTGCTGGGTGGTGCCGCGGCAGGCGAGAACGCGGCTCAATACGCCACACAGTTCTCGGGTTTGGACGCGGTGCTCGTGGAAGCTGAACTGCTGGGTGGCGAGTGCTCGTACTGGGCCTGCATGCCCAGCAAGGTCCTGCTGCGCCCCGCTGACGTCCTTGGAAACGCGCAGCATGTGCCCGGTGTCGCGTCGCTGTTGACTGATCACGTGTTGGACGTGCCGGCGACACTGGCCCGCCGGGACACCGTCGTGAACGGTCTCGACGACTCCTCGCAGATCGGGTGGGCACTCGGTGCCGGCATCGACGTGGTCCGCGGGTACGGGCGCCTCGACGGAGAGCGCTCGGTGGCGGTGGAGATGGCAGCGGGCGGCACCCGTGTGCTCACCGCGAGGCACGCGGTGGTGATCGACACAGGGTCCTGCACCACGGTGCCGCCGATCGAGGGCATGGCGCAGGTCCGGCCGTGGACCTCCCGCGATGTCACCAACCTGCACGAGGTGCCGCGCCGGGTCGTCGTCCTGGGCGGTGGAGTGGTCGCGTGCGAGGCGGCGACGTGGCTGCGGGCGCTGGGCGTGGCCGAATTGAGCGTTGTATACCGGCGCACCGAGCTGCTCCCGCGAGAGGAATCGTTTGCCGGGCGTATGGTCGGCGACCGGCTCAGGGATGCGGGGGTGCGGCTTCTTCCCGGAAGGTCGATCACCAAGGTGGGACGCGACGACTCGCGGGACACGGGAGTCGGGCTGCCTCATGGCGGAGAGGTAACCGTCTGGCTGGACGACGGCAGTACGCTCGTCGGCGACGAACTGGTGCTTGCCACCGGCCGCACTCCCAACACTCAGGACATCGGCCTGGAGTCGGTTGGATACCCCGACGGCGGTTTCCTCGAGGTGGACGACGAGCAAGCTGTACGGGCGGTGAGCGGGCATTGGCTGTATGCGGTCGGTGATGTCTGCGGACGCGCGTTGCTGACTCATATGGGCAAGTACCAGGCGCGGGTCGCCGGCGAGGTGATCGCTGCTCGTGCCACGGGGCACTCCGTGGCCGGCGCGCAGAGCGGTGCGCGGGGCGCTGCCGACGGGCATCGCGGCAACCCGCAGGTGACGTTCACCGACCCGGAGGTCGGATCAGCCGGTATGACCGAGCGGCAGGCCCGCGAAGCGGGAATCGACGTGGCAACGGTCGAGTACGACATGGCCGCCCTCGCCGGCACGTATGTGATGCGAGATGACTACCTCGGGCGCGCCAAACTCGTCATCGATCGGATGAGCGACACGGTTGTGGGCGCGACGTTCGTCGGTTCGGGAGTCGCGGATCTCGTCCACTCCGCCACGACGGCCATTGTCGCGAGGATCCCGCTTTCCGTGCTGTGGCATGTGGTGCCCAGCTACCCCACCGCCAGCGAGGTCTGGCTACGCCTGTTGGAGACGTACCGGGCTCAGAGCTATGCCTGA
- a CDS encoding alkene reductase, producing MTTTQPLLQPVRLGALELPNSVVMAPMTRARAQNAELAPTDLHATYYAQRAGAGLIVTEGTWVSPDAIGFINAPGIYTDTQTAGWAKVTEAVHEAGGRIVSQFGHLGTASHPDHLGGRLPAGPSAINPGEKSFTPSGPKDTVTPRAYTAAEIAATIADYRHAAENARRAGFDGVEIHAQQSHLIPQFLNPRLNQRTDAYGGSSEKRAQFLLDILDAVSDVWGSDRISVKMSPGWNNGTTFTADEETLADYDQLLKKLNDSNLAYLHLLGTPGTIEERIALFSRYRAHYQGNIVANLGFTQALGNEILDHRIVNAVSFAEPFIANPDLVERFAQGHPLADGDRDTYYAGHTEGYTDYPTFTAN from the coding sequence ATGACCACCACCCAGCCCCTGCTGCAGCCCGTCCGCCTCGGCGCGCTGGAGCTCCCCAACAGCGTCGTCATGGCCCCCATGACCCGCGCCCGCGCTCAGAACGCCGAGCTGGCCCCCACCGACCTGCACGCGACCTACTACGCGCAGCGCGCCGGCGCCGGCCTGATCGTCACCGAGGGAACCTGGGTCAGCCCCGACGCGATCGGCTTCATCAACGCGCCCGGCATCTACACCGACACGCAGACCGCCGGCTGGGCGAAGGTCACCGAAGCCGTCCACGAGGCCGGCGGGCGGATCGTCTCCCAGTTCGGCCACCTCGGCACGGCCTCCCACCCCGACCACCTCGGCGGCCGCCTGCCCGCCGGACCCTCGGCCATCAACCCCGGCGAGAAGTCCTTCACCCCCTCCGGACCGAAGGACACCGTCACCCCGCGCGCCTACACCGCCGCCGAGATCGCCGCCACCATCGCCGACTACCGCCATGCGGCCGAGAACGCCCGCCGCGCCGGCTTCGACGGCGTGGAAATCCACGCCCAGCAATCCCACTTGATCCCGCAGTTCCTCAACCCCCGTCTCAACCAGCGCACCGACGCCTACGGAGGCAGCAGCGAGAAGCGGGCCCAGTTCCTCCTCGACATCCTCGACGCCGTCAGTGACGTGTGGGGCAGCGACCGCATCAGCGTCAAGATGTCCCCGGGCTGGAACAACGGAACCACGTTCACCGCGGACGAGGAGACACTCGCCGACTACGACCAGCTGCTCAAGAAGCTCAACGACAGCAACCTGGCCTACCTGCACCTCCTGGGCACCCCCGGCACCATCGAGGAGCGCATCGCCCTCTTCTCCCGCTACCGCGCCCACTACCAGGGCAACATCGTCGCCAACCTCGGCTTCACCCAGGCCCTCGGCAACGAGATCCTCGACCACAGGATCGTCAACGCGGTCTCCTTCGCCGAGCCTTTCATCGCCAACCCCGACCTGGTCGAGCGCTTCGCGCAGGGCCACCCGCTGGCCGACGGCGACCGGGACACCTACTACGCCGGTCACACCGAGGGCTACACCGACTACCCCACCTTCACCGCCAACTGA
- a CDS encoding NADPH-dependent F420 reductase gives MKIGTLGAGTVAQAIARHAVAHGHQVVLSNSRGPASLAGLADELGPLAHACTPEEAAAAELVVLAVGWPQIPDAVASLPPFDGRIVIDATNQFASPPPPMKIADLGELTGSEHVASLLPGARVVKAFNTLYGQYIAADPRHQAGRQVLFLAGDDADAKTTVKDLTAAFGFAPVDLGSLREGGRLMQLGGPLSGLHALKQD, from the coding sequence ATGAAGATCGGAACCCTCGGCGCCGGAACCGTCGCCCAGGCCATCGCGCGCCACGCCGTGGCCCACGGCCACCAGGTCGTATTGAGCAACAGCCGCGGCCCCGCCTCCCTGGCCGGCCTCGCCGACGAACTCGGACCGCTCGCCCACGCCTGCACCCCGGAGGAAGCCGCCGCGGCGGAACTCGTCGTGCTCGCAGTCGGCTGGCCCCAGATCCCGGACGCGGTGGCCAGCCTGCCACCCTTCGACGGGCGCATCGTCATCGACGCCACCAACCAGTTCGCCTCCCCGCCGCCGCCCATGAAGATCGCCGACCTGGGCGAGCTGACCGGCAGCGAACACGTCGCCTCACTGCTGCCCGGAGCCCGCGTCGTCAAGGCCTTCAACACCCTCTACGGCCAGTACATCGCCGCCGACCCGCGCCACCAGGCCGGACGCCAGGTGCTGTTCCTCGCCGGTGACGACGCCGACGCCAAGACCACTGTCAAGGACCTCACCGCCGCCTTCGGCTTCGCCCCCGTCGACCTCGGCTCCTTGCGCGAGGGCGGACGCCTCATGCAGCTCGGTGGCCCACTCTCCGGCCTCCACGCCCTCAAACAGGACTGA
- a CDS encoding alcohol dehydrogenase catalytic domain-containing protein encodes MRAIAYDQHGEAGQVLRLSERPAPAAPAAGQVQVRVLSRPIHPGDLAGVVGLPGGPRQRFATPRIPGVEGMGVIETVGEGVQDLRPGQRVAFFPVPGAWSELVTAPTHLVVPVPEDLSDETAALMLVNPLTLLSLLRAVENAQHGQAGPVVQTAAGSSVGKLVSAAALKHGIPLVNLVRSATGAQTLRQRFPGLPTISTADAHWRTQVQDATGGRGAQVVLDAVGGSLTGELAGLLADGGTLITYGQLGSGSTPLELLALTPRALTVRGTSIFQWMAARTPEERAEDVAFAARLAATAPELFEVAASYDLADFAKAIDHVRRPGKSGTVLLTSPAP; translated from the coding sequence ATGCGTGCCATCGCCTACGACCAGCACGGAGAAGCCGGGCAGGTACTACGCCTGAGCGAGCGGCCGGCCCCTGCTGCGCCCGCGGCCGGGCAGGTGCAGGTGCGGGTGCTGTCCCGGCCGATCCACCCCGGCGACCTGGCGGGAGTGGTGGGCCTTCCGGGTGGGCCGCGGCAGCGGTTCGCCACGCCACGGATTCCCGGCGTGGAGGGAATGGGCGTCATCGAGACCGTCGGCGAGGGTGTGCAGGATCTGCGGCCCGGTCAGCGGGTGGCGTTCTTCCCGGTGCCGGGCGCGTGGAGCGAACTCGTCACGGCGCCGACCCATCTTGTGGTGCCGGTGCCCGAGGACCTCAGCGACGAGACCGCGGCTTTGATGTTGGTCAACCCGCTGACCCTGCTCTCCTTGCTGCGGGCGGTCGAGAACGCCCAGCACGGCCAGGCCGGTCCGGTGGTGCAGACGGCCGCCGGTTCGTCGGTGGGAAAGCTGGTCAGCGCCGCAGCACTCAAGCACGGCATCCCGCTGGTCAACCTGGTACGCAGCGCCACGGGGGCGCAGACCTTGCGGCAGCGCTTCCCCGGACTGCCGACCATCTCGACGGCCGACGCGCACTGGCGCACTCAGGTCCAGGACGCGACCGGCGGCCGGGGTGCCCAGGTCGTACTGGACGCGGTGGGCGGATCCCTGACCGGTGAGCTGGCCGGGCTGCTCGCCGACGGCGGCACGCTGATCACCTACGGACAGCTCGGTTCCGGCAGCACGCCGCTGGAGCTGCTCGCGCTGACCCCGCGGGCCCTGACCGTGCGCGGCACGTCCATCTTCCAGTGGATGGCCGCCCGCACGCCTGAGGAACGGGCCGAGGACGTCGCCTTCGCCGCCCGTCTGGCCGCGACCGCCCCGGAACTCTTCGAGGTCGCCGCCAGCTACGACCTCGCCGACTTCGCGAAGGCCATCGACCATGTCCGCCGCCCCGGCAAGAGCGGAACCGTCCTGCTCACCAGCCCCGCACCCTGA
- a CDS encoding TetR/AcrR family transcriptional regulator, giving the protein MPRITKEDKARNRRNILEAASRMFRSQGIDAVGIAELMKEAGLTHGGFYNHFASKNDLVVEVCGASYAASLGGLARTIEDGPGQAGSPLERVVAGYLSTAHRDAPDGGCPSASLVTDAGRHSEAVQSAYAEGVEGYLTGFAAEFLREAEEKGHELDPAEARHRAIRLLSEMVGALMLARAVCHVEPALSDEILQTGRSHALD; this is encoded by the coding sequence ATGCCGCGGATCACCAAGGAGGACAAGGCCCGCAACCGGCGGAACATTCTCGAAGCGGCGAGCCGCATGTTTCGCTCGCAGGGCATCGACGCGGTCGGCATCGCCGAGTTGATGAAGGAAGCCGGACTCACCCACGGCGGCTTCTACAACCACTTCGCCTCCAAGAACGACCTGGTCGTGGAGGTGTGCGGCGCCTCCTACGCCGCCTCGCTCGGGGGCCTGGCCCGGACGATCGAGGACGGTCCGGGCCAGGCCGGCTCTCCGCTGGAGCGGGTCGTGGCCGGGTATCTGTCCACCGCGCACCGTGACGCCCCGGACGGCGGCTGTCCCTCCGCCTCCCTGGTCACCGACGCCGGACGGCACAGCGAAGCCGTGCAGAGCGCGTACGCCGAAGGCGTCGAGGGTTACCTCACCGGCTTCGCCGCCGAGTTCCTGCGCGAAGCCGAGGAGAAGGGCCACGAGCTCGACCCGGCCGAGGCCCGCCACAGGGCCATCCGCCTGCTCAGCGAAATGGTCGGCGCGCTGATGCTCGCCCGCGCCGTATGCCACGTCGAGCCCGCGCTCTCCGACGAGATCCTGCAGACCGGCCGCAGCCACGCCCTCGACTGA
- a CDS encoding TetR/AcrR family transcriptional regulator, translating to MSHHAPSLSESPAKPLRRDAQRNRDAIVAAARTAFSEQGLGASLEGVAREAGVAIGTLYRHFPTRLALVETLFNAKYTELLVAAEEAAAMDDAWEGFCRSMEKLCQLQACDRAFNDLVSARLPLHAAGREMHDRTKELCSQIMRKAQEQGVLRGDVTAQDIAFVIWSQAGIIRATRTIAPQAWRRHLHLMLDAFRTEGAHELPEPPLTSEQVDQTLTTLECNEEDCREQRA from the coding sequence ATGAGCCACCACGCCCCGTCCCTGAGCGAGTCACCGGCGAAACCTCTGCGCCGTGACGCGCAGCGCAACAGGGACGCGATCGTGGCCGCAGCCCGCACAGCCTTCTCCGAGCAGGGCCTCGGGGCGTCCCTGGAGGGCGTCGCCCGCGAGGCCGGTGTGGCGATCGGTACGCTCTACCGCCACTTCCCCACCCGTCTTGCCCTGGTCGAAACGCTTTTCAACGCGAAGTACACGGAGCTACTCGTCGCCGCGGAAGAAGCTGCGGCCATGGACGACGCCTGGGAGGGGTTCTGCCGCTCTATGGAGAAACTCTGCCAGCTGCAGGCCTGCGACCGTGCCTTCAACGACCTGGTCTCGGCACGGTTGCCCCTTCATGCGGCCGGCCGCGAGATGCATGACCGCACCAAGGAACTCTGCAGCCAGATCATGCGCAAGGCCCAGGAACAGGGTGTCCTGCGCGGCGACGTCACCGCGCAGGACATCGCTTTCGTGATCTGGTCCCAGGCCGGGATCATCCGGGCCACCCGCACCATCGCCCCCCAAGCCTGGCGCCGCCACCTCCACCTGATGCTCGACGCCTTCCGCACCGAGGGCGCCCACGAACTGCCCGAACCTCCCCTGACCAGCGAGCAGGTCGACCAGACCCTCACCACTCTCGAGTGCAACGAGGAGGACTGCCGCGAGCAGCGGGCCTGA
- a CDS encoding TetR/AcrR family transcriptional regulator: protein MARPRKFDEQQVLDTARERFWAGGYAATRMEDIAEATGLGKGSLYGAFGGKQELFHRVFDDYCGSVVDAVGLQLRGHDADAYARLSDHVHAVAAATAADTAHRGCLLAKGAAELAEHDKTVAKRAHSTIEALRALLEGDIAACQRNGDIAADADPGKLAALVLAVLRGIEALGKAGANEETLTDIADTALAVLPRP, encoded by the coding sequence ATGGCACGACCTCGGAAATTCGACGAGCAGCAGGTACTGGACACCGCCCGGGAGCGGTTCTGGGCGGGCGGGTACGCCGCCACGCGCATGGAAGACATCGCCGAGGCAACGGGGCTCGGCAAAGGCAGCCTGTACGGCGCGTTCGGCGGAAAGCAGGAGCTGTTCCACCGCGTGTTCGACGACTACTGCGGCTCCGTCGTCGACGCTGTGGGCCTGCAGCTGCGCGGCCACGACGCGGACGCCTACGCGCGGCTGTCCGACCACGTTCACGCGGTGGCGGCGGCCACCGCCGCAGACACCGCCCACCGCGGATGCCTGCTGGCCAAGGGCGCCGCCGAGCTAGCCGAACACGACAAGACGGTGGCCAAGCGGGCGCACTCGACCATCGAGGCGCTGCGCGCGCTACTGGAGGGCGACATCGCGGCCTGCCAGCGCAACGGCGATATTGCCGCGGACGCGGATCCGGGAAAGCTGGCCGCGCTGGTGCTCGCCGTACTGCGCGGCATTGAAGCACTGGGCAAGGCCGGAGCGAACGAAGAGACGCTGACGGACATAGCCGACACTGCCCTCGCCGTCCTGCCCCGCCCGTGA
- a CDS encoding SDR family NAD(P)-dependent oxidoreductase has protein sequence MTDVLAGKVAVVTGANSGIGLAIARRFAEEGARVFLTGRRQEPLDAAVAEIGPAATGVRADVSVQADLDHLYSVVREEAGRIDVLVANAGSAVPERLGEITEEAIDATFGTNVKGTIFTVQKALPLLSEGASIVVTGSTSTLRPGPGLEIYGASKAAVRNLVRSWALSARDRKFRVNVLSPGPTETPGLVGAVGPDLRRLASEVPLGRIGRPDEIAAVATFLASDASSFVNGVDWFVDGGQAQV, from the coding sequence ATGACGGATGTACTCGCGGGCAAGGTGGCGGTGGTCACGGGGGCCAACAGCGGCATCGGGCTCGCCATCGCCAGGCGGTTCGCCGAGGAAGGGGCACGGGTGTTTCTCACCGGCCGCCGCCAGGAGCCGCTCGACGCGGCCGTCGCCGAGATCGGCCCGGCGGCCACCGGAGTGAGGGCCGACGTGTCGGTGCAGGCGGACCTCGATCACCTCTACTCGGTCGTGCGCGAGGAGGCGGGGCGCATCGACGTGCTGGTCGCCAACGCCGGCAGCGCTGTTCCCGAGCGTCTCGGCGAGATCACCGAGGAAGCCATCGACGCCACCTTCGGCACGAACGTGAAGGGCACGATCTTCACCGTGCAGAAGGCGCTGCCTCTGCTGTCGGAGGGCGCCTCGATCGTAGTGACAGGATCGACCAGCACCCTCCGCCCCGGACCGGGCCTGGAAATCTACGGCGCGTCGAAGGCAGCAGTACGCAACCTGGTGCGCAGCTGGGCGCTCAGCGCGCGGGACCGGAAGTTCCGGGTGAACGTGCTGAGCCCCGGCCCGACCGAGACCCCGGGACTGGTCGGCGCCGTAGGCCCGGACCTCCGCCGGCTCGCCTCGGAGGTGCCGCTCGGCAGGATCGGCCGCCCGGACGAGATCGCCGCCGTGGCGACGTTCCTGGCCTCGGACGCCTCCAGCTTCGTCAACGGCGTCGACTGGTTTGTCGACGGAGGCCAGGCCCAGGTCTGA
- a CDS encoding nuclear transport factor 2 family protein encodes MTTRDVVEKFFGLLVGGDPDKIAEVFADDIDWYVPGSGSLPWTGPRTKRSEVADYFRTLGANIVPEKNVDDIEALLVDGDHAVMLGRFTRVAKGTGRTFMTPIAMHLQVAGGKIVKLHLYEDTLAVAKAYAE; translated from the coding sequence ATGACTACCCGAGACGTCGTCGAGAAATTCTTCGGCTTGCTGGTAGGTGGAGACCCGGACAAAATCGCAGAGGTATTCGCCGACGACATCGACTGGTACGTTCCCGGGTCGGGGTCGCTGCCCTGGACCGGGCCGCGCACCAAGCGCAGCGAGGTAGCCGACTATTTCAGGACGCTGGGGGCGAACATCGTGCCCGAGAAGAACGTTGATGATATTGAGGCGCTCCTCGTCGACGGTGACCACGCGGTCATGCTGGGACGGTTCACCCGAGTCGCGAAGGGCACCGGTCGGACGTTCATGACGCCCATCGCAATGCACCTTCAGGTGGCAGGCGGCAAGATCGTCAAGCTGCATCTATATGAGGACACCCTCGCGGTAGCCAAGGCATACGCCGAGTGA
- a CDS encoding alpha/beta fold hydrolase — MPFITTRDNTEIFYKDWGTGQPVVFSHGWPLNADAWDPQAQLMADNGFRAIAHDRRGHGRSGQTWNGNDLDTYADDLAQLIEALDLRDVILVGHSTGGGEVTRYVGRHGSGRVAKAVLLSAIPPLMLKTDSNPEGLPREVFDEIRKGVATDRSQFYQDLSAPFYGANREGHQVSQGTRDAFWLWSLQVGIKGSYDCIKAFSETDLTEDLQRFDFPTLIAHGDDDQIVPIVAAGEKSSKIVKDNTFKVYPGAPHGLSMVAPFKDVFDADLLAFARG; from the coding sequence ATGCCTTTCATCACCACCAGGGACAATACCGAGATCTTCTACAAGGACTGGGGTACCGGACAGCCCGTGGTCTTCAGCCATGGCTGGCCGCTGAACGCCGACGCCTGGGACCCCCAGGCCCAATTGATGGCCGACAACGGATTCCGCGCCATCGCCCACGACCGCCGCGGCCACGGGCGCTCCGGGCAGACCTGGAACGGCAACGACCTGGACACCTACGCCGATGACCTGGCGCAGCTGATCGAAGCCCTCGACCTGCGTGATGTCATTCTTGTCGGGCACTCCACCGGGGGTGGCGAGGTTACGCGCTATGTCGGCCGCCACGGCAGCGGCCGGGTCGCCAAAGCGGTCCTGCTCAGCGCGATTCCGCCGCTGATGCTCAAGACAGATTCCAACCCTGAGGGGCTGCCGCGGGAGGTGTTCGACGAGATCCGCAAGGGCGTGGCGACCGACCGTTCGCAGTTCTACCAGGACCTGAGTGCCCCCTTCTACGGCGCGAACCGCGAGGGTCACCAGGTGTCTCAGGGTACGCGTGACGCGTTCTGGCTGTGGTCGCTGCAGGTGGGGATCAAGGGTTCCTACGACTGCATCAAGGCATTCTCGGAGACCGATCTGACTGAGGACCTGCAGCGCTTCGACTTCCCTACGCTCATCGCGCACGGTGACGACGACCAGATCGTGCCCATCGTCGCGGCCGGTGAGAAGTCCTCGAAGATCGTCAAGGACAACACGTTCAAGGTGTACCCTGGGGCCCCGCACGGCCTGTCAATGGTCGCTCCGTTCAAGGACGTCTTCGACGCCGACTTGCTGGCCTTCGCCCGCGGCTGA
- a CDS encoding alpha/beta fold hydrolase → MLPTRHKTATIKGQEVFYREAGPSDAPVVLLLHGFPSSSHMFRHLAPALADDYHVIATDHIGYGHSAMPKVDAFDYTFDNLAGITAGLLNHLGMNRFAMYVHDYGAPIGWRLALDPSFDVSAIISQSGNAYMEGFVKPFWDDLFAYATNPGRDTEPGARAKFSPSTTRWQYENGATDTSLVSPDTWTLDQLLLERPGNDEIQLALFRDYPTNIEGYPKLQEYFRTSQVPLLAVWGQGDEIFGPDGARTFSRDLPEAEVHLLPAGHFALETHLDAISGYIHGFLGRVLT, encoded by the coding sequence GTGCTTCCCACGCGACACAAGACAGCAACGATCAAGGGCCAAGAAGTCTTCTACCGCGAGGCCGGACCCAGCGACGCACCGGTCGTGCTGCTGCTGCACGGATTCCCGAGCAGCTCGCACATGTTCCGCCATCTTGCCCCCGCGCTGGCCGATGACTATCACGTGATTGCCACCGACCACATCGGATATGGCCACTCCGCCATGCCCAAGGTGGACGCATTCGACTACACCTTCGACAACCTCGCCGGCATCACCGCCGGACTGCTCAACCACCTAGGCATGAACCGCTTCGCCATGTATGTGCACGACTACGGAGCACCGATCGGCTGGCGCCTTGCGCTCGACCCTTCCTTCGACGTCAGCGCGATCATCTCGCAGAGCGGCAACGCCTACATGGAAGGCTTCGTCAAGCCCTTCTGGGACGATCTGTTCGCGTACGCCACCAATCCAGGCCGCGACACGGAGCCGGGCGCGCGGGCCAAGTTCAGCCCGAGTACGACCCGTTGGCAGTACGAGAACGGCGCCACCGACACCAGCCTGGTCAGCCCCGACACCTGGACTCTCGATCAGCTCCTGCTGGAGCGGCCGGGCAACGACGAGATCCAGCTGGCGCTGTTCCGCGACTACCCGACGAACATCGAGGGGTACCCGAAGCTGCAGGAGTACTTCCGTACCAGCCAGGTGCCCCTGCTCGCGGTATGGGGCCAGGGGGACGAGATCTTCGGGCCGGACGGCGCGCGGACGTTCTCCCGTGACCTGCCAGAGGCGGAAGTCCACCTGCTGCCTGCCGGACACTTCGCCCTGGAGACGCACCTGGACGCCATCAGCGGATACATCCACGGGTTCCTCGGACGCGTCCTGACCTGA